A genomic region of Solanum dulcamara chromosome 2, daSolDulc1.2, whole genome shotgun sequence contains the following coding sequences:
- the LOC129880471 gene encoding REF/SRPP-like protein At1g67360 yields MAANKAEMEKSESNLKHLGFVRLFAINTAVLVSNLYDYAKQNSGPLRSTVGTVEKAVTTVVRPVYERFKGVPDEVLVFLDKKVDDGTAKFDEHAPPLAKKVVSKVQSLFQKASEVAQDLSKDIQVAGPRAAVYHAGELSKQFATSQVAVLWYHVNQCPPLHGIAQMAAPTAAHWSDKYNQLVADWKEKGYSIISYIPLIPVEEISLSYKHVESAATKKEGATNLSSSKSE; encoded by the exons ATGGCTGCCAATAAG GCTGAGATGGAGAAAAGTGAGAGTAATTTGAAACATCTAGGGTTTGTAAGGTTGTTTGCTATAAACACTGCGGTTTTGGTGTCAAATCTGTATGATTATGCGAAGCAGAACTCGGGGCCTCTGAGATCAACAGTTGGTACGGTAGAAAAGGCGGTAACCACCGTCGTAAGGCCTGTTTACGAGAGATTTAAAGGTGTTCCTGATGAAGTCCTTGTTTTCCTAGACAAAAAG GTGGATGATGGAACAGCAAAATTTGATGAACATGCTCCTCCCTTGGCCAAGAAGGTTGTCAGCAAAGTCCAGTCTCTGTTTCAGAAGGCATCGGAGGTAGCACAAGACTTGTCGAAGGACATACAGGTTGCTGGGCCTCGTGCTGCTGTCTATCATGCTGGTGAATTGTCCAAGCAATTTGCTACTAGTCAAGTGGCAGTGCTCTGGTATCATGTCAATCAGTGCCCACCATTGCATGGAATTGCACAGATGGCTGCTCCTACAGCTGCTCACTGGTCTGACAAGTACAATCAATTAGTAGCTGACTGGAAAGAGAAGGGTTATAGTATCATCAGCTATATCCCTTTGATACCTGTTGAAGAAATTTCTCTGTCATATAAACATGTCGAGTCTGCTGCAACGAAGAAAGAAGGCGCTACTAATTTGAGCTCAAGTAAATCTGAATGA